In Acaryochloris sp. CCMEE 5410, the following proteins share a genomic window:
- a CDS encoding ribbon-helix-helix domain-containing protein has product MPTKKKSLTSSMQAAAGNDTNLPEETTEQKSASQPKLSSSRAPVREGTRAIGGHFAPEVLKQLKLIALENDTTNQKLLGEALNLLFANYGKPPIA; this is encoded by the coding sequence ATGCCTACTAAAAAGAAATCTCTGACAAGCTCAATGCAAGCTGCAGCAGGTAACGACACTAACTTGCCAGAAGAAACTACCGAGCAAAAGTCCGCATCACAGCCCAAGCTCTCATCAAGTAGGGCACCTGTGAGAGAGGGGACTCGTGCCATTGGAGGGCACTTTGCACCGGAAGTTCTGAAACAGCTCAAGCTGATTGCATTGGAAAATGATACGACAAACCAAAAGCTACTGGGTGAAGCGCTCAATTTACTTTTTGCGAACTATGGAAAGCCGCCTATCGCATAG
- a CDS encoding transposase encodes MLDTQYGRITQLSVPKLRKGNAGREWQILERYQRALGSLLEFCLGLYVMGLSLRDLQEALYEILGAVLSVNAINRITLKAQKQMLQSRQTRLEKTPFILIVDGVWASVQCASEDFWEDQAGHIRKLRRAEDRVILVAMAIWPNGTQTVLHYEIAVQESEAAWLLFFEHLRQRGLQTHLVKLIVSDGTTGLPKVIRALFPLAQHQRCITHKVRAMLRHLGYEQLPHLDAQGQELSHSEAKKLRYSQIKHDAYAIYKAPDWEEAIVALLVFAQKWTDLEPDAVRTFTKDFALTLSFYDFDESIHSLIRTSNALERLFREFRTKADEIGAFPNEESCLAIFFLVSRRDHAKHDRLNNHGE; translated from the coding sequence ATCCTTGATACCCAGTACGGCAGGATTACTCAGCTGTCCGTTCCCAAACTACGGAAAGGGAATGCAGGCCGAGAGTGGCAGATTTTAGAGCGTTACCAACGAGCCCTTGGCAGCCTGCTAGAGTTTTGCCTAGGGCTGTATGTCATGGGCTTATCGCTTCGAGATCTGCAAGAAGCTCTCTATGAGATCCTGGGTGCAGTCTTATCCGTGAATGCCATTAACCGGATTACACTTAAAGCCCAGAAGCAGATGCTCCAAAGTCGTCAGACTCGTCTTGAGAAAACCCCTTTTATTTTGATTGTTGATGGGGTTTGGGCGAGTGTTCAATGTGCGTCTGAAGACTTTTGGGAAGACCAAGCTGGGCATATTCGGAAACTACGCCGTGCGGAAGACAGAGTCATCTTAGTGGCCATGGCGATATGGCCAAATGGGACACAAACTGTTCTCCATTATGAAATTGCTGTCCAAGAATCTGAGGCAGCTTGGCTACTGTTCTTTGAGCACCTGCGGCAACGAGGATTGCAAACCCATTTGGTGAAGCTGATTGTGAGTGATGGCACCACTGGGCTACCTAAGGTAATTCGCGCTCTGTTTCCCCTCGCGCAACATCAACGGTGCATTACCCATAAGGTTCGAGCGATGCTCCGGCATTTGGGCTATGAGCAATTGCCACACCTGGATGCTCAAGGACAAGAACTGTCCCACTCTGAAGCCAAGAAGCTGCGGTATTCACAAATTAAACACGATGCCTATGCTATCTATAAAGCGCCAGACTGGGAAGAAGCTATTGTTGCGTTGCTCGTGTTTGCACAGAAATGGACAGACCTTGAACCCGATGCGGTCAGAACCTTTACCAAAGATTTTGCCCTGACCTTGAGTTTCTATGATTTTGATGAATCCATTCATTCGCTGATTCGTACTTCCAATGCGCTAGAACGGTTGTTCCGAGAATTCCGAACCAAAGCTGATGAGATTGGTGCTTTCCCCAATGAGGAGAGCTGTTTAGCGATTTTCTTCCTCGTCTCACGCAGAGATCATGCCAAGCATGATCGTCTCAATAACCATGGCGAATAA
- a CDS encoding class I SAM-dependent methyltransferase, with product MADNFRFPEEGFDYAAGGPKTKTRNNIQAIRLLKTIEQEERQATSAEQQILVQYVGWGGIPQIFNPTPDPNWANEAAELKEILEPEEWNNAFESTLNAHYTSPQVIQNIYQGLEQLGFSGGRILEPSMGTGNFLGLMPKDIADRSTITGVELDSITGRIARQLYPNAEIYVQGFQDTSLPKDYFDLAISNVPFGDYKIHDPEFNHLDLRIHNYFIARSLDRVRPGGLVTVLTSSGTMQAKSSHEFRAYLSEQANLVGAMRLPGNAFKSNAGTEVTTDLIILQKLGPGVEPNHEPWIDVADTPVQDAEGNCLQTNEYYVRHPDRMLGDISDDKLHPGRLALVADGRDMPQAMQETFAQFPQQIYQKRTYQAEPENTLRVKLPPDATVKNFGYVAQGDIIWQRRGDWLEPTDFKGKRAERIKGMLDIRDAVCQVSITLNTLCN from the coding sequence ATGGCTGACAATTTTCGCTTCCCTGAAGAGGGATTTGATTACGCAGCGGGTGGGCCTAAGACCAAAACTCGTAATAACATCCAGGCGATCAGGCTCCTAAAAACAATCGAGCAAGAAGAACGGCAAGCCACCTCTGCCGAGCAGCAAATTCTAGTTCAGTATGTTGGGTGGGGTGGCATCCCCCAGATATTTAATCCCACACCAGATCCAAACTGGGCTAATGAAGCTGCTGAGCTGAAGGAAATTCTAGAACCAGAGGAATGGAACAACGCCTTTGAAAGCACCCTCAACGCTCATTACACCTCCCCTCAAGTCATTCAGAATATCTATCAAGGGCTTGAGCAATTGGGTTTTAGCGGAGGACGCATTCTTGAGCCATCAATGGGAACGGGGAATTTTTTGGGCCTGATGCCCAAAGATATAGCCGACCGCTCTACTATCACCGGAGTAGAACTGGACAGCATTACCGGGAGAATTGCCCGTCAACTTTACCCCAATGCTGAGATTTATGTTCAGGGATTTCAGGACACATCTCTACCCAAGGACTATTTTGATTTAGCGATTTCCAACGTTCCATTCGGGGATTACAAAATCCATGATCCAGAATTCAACCATCTGGATCTAAGGATTCACAACTATTTCATTGCTAGATCCCTCGATAGAGTAAGGCCCGGTGGACTAGTCACTGTCCTTACCAGCTCTGGTACCATGCAGGCCAAATCAAGCCATGAGTTTCGAGCCTACTTATCTGAGCAAGCAAACCTTGTGGGAGCCATGCGCTTACCGGGGAATGCCTTTAAATCGAATGCTGGTACTGAAGTTACAACCGATCTCATCATCCTGCAAAAATTAGGACCCGGCGTTGAACCCAATCATGAACCCTGGATTGATGTTGCAGATACCCCGGTGCAGGATGCTGAGGGTAACTGTCTGCAAACCAATGAATATTATGTTCGGCATCCAGATCGAATGCTGGGTGATATCAGTGACGACAAACTTCATCCGGGACGCCTAGCCTTGGTTGCGGATGGCCGGGATATGCCCCAGGCCATGCAGGAAACGTTTGCCCAATTCCCGCAGCAGATCTACCAAAAGCGAACGTATCAGGCAGAACCAGAGAATACATTAAGAGTAAAGCTACCCCCCGATGCCACGGTCAAGAATTTTGGTTATGTCGCTCAAGGGGATATCATCTGGCAGCGCCGAGGGGATTGGTTAGAGCCGACAGACTTCAAGGGCAAACGAGCTGAGCGAATCAAGGGGATGCTGGACATTCGCGATGCTGTCTGTCAGGTGTCAATTACTTTAAATACTTTGTGCAATTAG
- the istB gene encoding IS21-like element helper ATPase IstB codes for MLSHWETVENQATQEQWSYAQFLLALCELELQRRVQARQTKALREAQLPSAKSFTSFDFSHCKQLNPAPLMQLAEDPTWLERAENCLIFGPSGVGKTHLGISMARAMITLGKRVRFFSAITLVQQLQVAKQQLQLPATLAKLDRFDLLILDDIGYVKKTDDETSVLFELIAHRYERRSLLITANHPFSQWDSIFSDSMMTVAAVDRLVHHALIIEIKAESYRKQAAANRAKANSS; via the coding sequence ATGCTCAGCCATTGGGAGACAGTCGAAAACCAGGCTACCCAGGAACAGTGGTCCTACGCGCAGTTCTTGCTTGCCTTATGCGAATTGGAATTGCAGCGTCGGGTACAAGCCAGACAAACAAAGGCTCTAAGAGAAGCCCAACTACCAAGCGCAAAAAGTTTTACCAGCTTTGACTTCAGCCATTGTAAACAACTCAACCCAGCACCTCTGATGCAGTTGGCCGAAGATCCGACTTGGCTAGAGCGGGCAGAGAACTGCTTGATATTCGGGCCAAGCGGCGTAGGGAAGACACATCTTGGAATTTCAATGGCACGGGCCATGATCACTCTGGGGAAACGAGTGAGGTTCTTCAGTGCCATTACTTTGGTCCAGCAGCTTCAGGTAGCTAAGCAGCAGCTACAACTCCCTGCGACTTTGGCTAAACTGGACCGCTTTGACTTACTCATCCTGGATGATATTGGATATGTCAAAAAGACGGATGATGAAACCTCTGTGCTGTTTGAGCTGATTGCCCATCGGTATGAGCGGCGCTCATTACTGATTACAGCCAATCATCCCTTCTCACAATGGGATAGCATCTTCAGTGATTCAATGATGACAGTGGCAGCAGTAGATCGCCTCGTCCATCATGCGCTCATTATTGAGATCAAGGCTGAGAGTTATAGAAAGCAGGCAGCTGCGAATCGTGCCAAGGCAAATTCATCGTGA